A genomic region of Tigriopus californicus strain San Diego chromosome 1, Tcal_SD_v2.1, whole genome shotgun sequence contains the following coding sequences:
- the LOC131882414 gene encoding cytohesin-1-like isoform X1: MMQFESPSSTSATPSELAGRTLATSHALHAHVPPSLSLQPEVMSARYPDLTATELDLLVNIRKRKLELMAEISQLKDELCEVNGEIETTDTEEGVKLKNLQMGKKKFNMDPKKGIEFLIRQNVIRHTPEEVAQFLYKGEGLNKTMIGDYLGEKKDFNEAVLKAFVELHDFTDLILVQALRQFLWSFRLPGEAQKIDRMMESFAQRYCQLNPEIFTTTDTCYVLSFAIIMLNTSLHNPSVKDKPSVEQFISMNRGINDGGDLPRELLISLYDSIKTEPFKIPEDDGNDLMHTFFNPDREGWLWKQGGRYKSWKRRWFILNDYCLYYFEFTTDKEPRGIIPLENIRVRDVPDRNKQHCFELFSTGNEVIKACKTDSEGKVVEGKHTVYRMSASTAEEKEEWINCIELCKDAYRKNKRKTFSDLFTSNPISYFLKFCSPMGGGGGGGCNKIGPTKERSISHNPFYDMLAKRKKKAQKHMAKPSH; this comes from the exons ATGATGCAGTTCGAGTCGCCCTCATCCACCTCAGCCACGCCCTCGGAGTTGGCGGGGCGGACGCTAGCTACGTCGCACGCCCTCCACGCCCATGTCCCGCCCAGTTTGAGTCTCCAGCCCGAGGTGATGAGCGCCCGCTATCCGGACTTGACCGCCACCGAACTGGACTTGTTGGTCAACATCCGGAAGCGCAAACTCGAGCTCATGGCCGAGATCTCGCAGCTCAAGGACGAGTTGTGCGAGGTCAACGGCGAGATCGAGACCACGGACACGGAGGAAGGCGTCAAGTTGAAGAACTTGCAGATGGGCAAGAAGAAATTCAACATGGATCCCAAGAAAGGCATCGAGTTCCTCATCCGACAGAACGTGATTCGCCACACGCCCGAGGAGGTGGCCCAGTTCTTGTACAAGGGCGAAGGACTCAACAAGACCATGATCGGGGACTACTTGGGGGAGAAGAAGGACTTCAATGAGGCCGTCTTGAAGGCCTTTGTCGAGCTACACGACTTTACCGATCTGATCCTGGTGCAAGCCCTCCG GCAATTTCTGTGGAGTTTTCGCTTGCCGGGTGAGGCTCAAAAGATCGATCGCATGATGGAGAGCTTTGCCCAACGCTATTGTCAGTTGAATCCCGAGATCTTCACTACCACGGACACGTGCTATGTCCTGTCTTTCGCCATCATCATGCTCAACACGAGCTTGCACAACCCCAGTGTCAAAGACAAACCCTCCGTGGAGCAATTCATCTCCATGAATCGCGGCATCAACGACGGGGGAGATTTACCCAGAGAATTACTCATT AGTCTGTATGACAGTATTAAAACCGAGCCCTTCAAGATCCCCGAAGATGACGGCAACGACCTCATGCACACATTTTTCAACCCGGATCGCGAAGGCTGGTTGTGGAAACAAGGCGGACGGTACAAGAGTTGGAAACGCCGCTGGTTTATTCTCAACGACTATTGTCTTTACTACTTCGAGTTCACGACCGACAAAGAACCTCGTGGCATCATCCCCTTGGAAAACATCCGAGTGAGAGATGTGCCCGACCGGAATAAGCAGCATTGCTTCGAGCTCTTCTCCACCGGTAATGAAGTAATCAAGGCCTGCAAAACCGATTCCGAGGGCAAAGTGGTCGAAG GAAAGCACACTGTTTACCGCATGTCAGCGTCAACCGcggaagagaaagaggagtGGATCAACTGTATAGA ACTGTGCAAGGATGCTTATCGCAAGAACAAACGGAAAACCTTCTCCGACTTATTCACATCCAACCCAATTTCGTATTTTCTCAAATTCTGCTCACCAAtgggaggaggtggtggagggGGGTGTAACAAGATTGGGCCCACCAAGGA gagAAGTATCAGCCACAATCCATTTTATGACATGTTggccaaaaggaagaagaaagccCAGAAACACATGGCTAAGCCGTCTCACTGA
- the LOC131882414 gene encoding cytohesin-1-like isoform X2 — protein sequence MMQFESPSSTSATPSELAGRTLATSHALHAHVPPSLSLQPEVMSARYPDLTATELDLLVNIRKRKLELMAEISQLKDELCEVNGEIETTDTEEGVKLKNLQMGKKKFNMDPKKGIEFLIRQNVIRHTPEEVAQFLYKGEGLNKTMIGDYLGEKKDFNEAVLKAFVELHDFTDLILVQALRQFLWSFRLPGEAQKIDRMMESFAQRYCQLNPEIFTTTDTCYVLSFAIIMLNTSLHNPSVKDKPSVEQFISMNRGINDGGDLPRELLISLYDSIKTEPFKIPEDDGNDLMHTFFNPDREGWLWKQGGRYKSWKRRWFILNDYCLYYFEFTTDKEPRGIIPLENIRVRDVPDRNKQHCFELFSTGNEVIKACKTDSEGKVVEGKHTVYRMSASTAEEKEEWINCIERSISHNPFYDMLAKRKKKAQKHMAKPSH from the exons ATGATGCAGTTCGAGTCGCCCTCATCCACCTCAGCCACGCCCTCGGAGTTGGCGGGGCGGACGCTAGCTACGTCGCACGCCCTCCACGCCCATGTCCCGCCCAGTTTGAGTCTCCAGCCCGAGGTGATGAGCGCCCGCTATCCGGACTTGACCGCCACCGAACTGGACTTGTTGGTCAACATCCGGAAGCGCAAACTCGAGCTCATGGCCGAGATCTCGCAGCTCAAGGACGAGTTGTGCGAGGTCAACGGCGAGATCGAGACCACGGACACGGAGGAAGGCGTCAAGTTGAAGAACTTGCAGATGGGCAAGAAGAAATTCAACATGGATCCCAAGAAAGGCATCGAGTTCCTCATCCGACAGAACGTGATTCGCCACACGCCCGAGGAGGTGGCCCAGTTCTTGTACAAGGGCGAAGGACTCAACAAGACCATGATCGGGGACTACTTGGGGGAGAAGAAGGACTTCAATGAGGCCGTCTTGAAGGCCTTTGTCGAGCTACACGACTTTACCGATCTGATCCTGGTGCAAGCCCTCCG GCAATTTCTGTGGAGTTTTCGCTTGCCGGGTGAGGCTCAAAAGATCGATCGCATGATGGAGAGCTTTGCCCAACGCTATTGTCAGTTGAATCCCGAGATCTTCACTACCACGGACACGTGCTATGTCCTGTCTTTCGCCATCATCATGCTCAACACGAGCTTGCACAACCCCAGTGTCAAAGACAAACCCTCCGTGGAGCAATTCATCTCCATGAATCGCGGCATCAACGACGGGGGAGATTTACCCAGAGAATTACTCATT AGTCTGTATGACAGTATTAAAACCGAGCCCTTCAAGATCCCCGAAGATGACGGCAACGACCTCATGCACACATTTTTCAACCCGGATCGCGAAGGCTGGTTGTGGAAACAAGGCGGACGGTACAAGAGTTGGAAACGCCGCTGGTTTATTCTCAACGACTATTGTCTTTACTACTTCGAGTTCACGACCGACAAAGAACCTCGTGGCATCATCCCCTTGGAAAACATCCGAGTGAGAGATGTGCCCGACCGGAATAAGCAGCATTGCTTCGAGCTCTTCTCCACCGGTAATGAAGTAATCAAGGCCTGCAAAACCGATTCCGAGGGCAAAGTGGTCGAAG GAAAGCACACTGTTTACCGCATGTCAGCGTCAACCGcggaagagaaagaggagtGGATCAACTGTATAGA gagAAGTATCAGCCACAATCCATTTTATGACATGTTggccaaaaggaagaagaaagccCAGAAACACATGGCTAAGCCGTCTCACTGA
- the LOC131878540 gene encoding HEAT repeat-containing protein 1-like — translation MTTSLSRQLERLKTPLTACNQEQVLHGTAPSLVEDVAGLDPKRLRLLALEAFDQLSTDCPALYPFRARLFPEDTDEPMEVDESEEDNEAQDLCDVYLMLSHAALRAPVQYLLQYLLTVHQLHAKDPEMFLWSLMPHFEFKIFNLAVTAVVQTLPKGQYPPWLNGFLQACHPATRVGLRKHAARDKGFFKVLCHLLNRTLRHRARYPDVDYDRHAHFFVSVVTSALDSGVTIDEHHVMGLMQVIVPCLKSNHGEFRATGATLMAHVLPKVTLKAKVVQRLLKVIRKCCSTNVDFVNLALWMILVKSQIEAVPMESALTCLGLLEVTIRDTWEGKSGRNNPEYHKKMLGVLALLLKRIDMADEEFSNGQDALVLLDLIHHGLGLIRPDLSFGIILIQTLRGAINHIKMEKDTSRSEQVRKCKDMMASLKTMFPEQYLQFSGQEMQEGDIMFLEGTVGDFPSSDEIAAKKILMDNPLIAEVRGVYLELQRAQQSPLVKENLKTHAASVKTLFSSVSPRFLILQITAEEMTKITCNLIRLYCLKPKVVSKIIPFICSEEFNTNTAIQKELKAHGIEVDLLLLQFLILPSDDYKVVLEASKKTWFFKNTEGLTQSILFSRQCNLKKPYQDFNKEVIEKLEKSLDASKFISLLDKVGNSLVLQSPGLITLLLLVASYQLSHARKTTRDHTADEVLQLLRICRDKLDCEVKQPPQEASNEIIGQAMEAQIVIDSAKTRTIPVKAIDYALESLRNVSFSELIAYKMFYAICAWKKLKHKVIVQDISDILFSSLDKDGRLDVFLSGLLTKPTDKNWNEDSKTNSRISPAMQDFALRELKTRCLKNPEMKKQVLGSKSNILPQLLAILAGESAKRRGHAMGILDCCYDAAASDGKSFKGFALLVHFFRDNRAAFLGDPENIQTLMAKFSKQNKNSLKVLRCLLELVLDFQVMGGTAVFLTPLFAKEDMIKICEHGYSLLESKTMKVDGDEDVADEEKKKTQALVKIVDYFLPTILYFTLEPQCWNFLDRVFQSSLPVDLNGNQVSLGSLALHAAGNAEITNPEVILPIYDLLIAFSTDVQQSDILIEAKALIGTFPLNGEHILNKLKNIWGQHFEADIALSRTSGRGRFSEIYGKDFPVSESKLVEQKWSRTFFVLETGGKAFGKEGEKLLKPLFALLGKALGQNESTETSYALDLILSQIHEILDSKSDSELSKLEATMVNPELLVQCIRICANPGTKSVALLILAKASTFNPEYVLQNSIQIFTFMGTHFLKIDSKQSFDVACQAIDIIIPHIQRVCQSKGPDKLHETSLSIITTFVDASVDMATHRFKIFLHKLIKCLGESDFLWVVTLLLLKTVGKKRTIIEGQKTKTMKFNQSEKLQQIQSLYSEFSAMVQIESVLRMMINLKNDNKEVRKMLKIGDPKDGQTATEEGLNSANEYDLIRLKMLNFVSSQLSSKYFIRQVIQALESGDQIHQNLHLLIQCSILSLETYEKTTKESRIHKHLIQLSERILEGALGVLPAKVFVALFNNLLANEFDTVRRKTLEVLNAKLQEGDELLLKEESLPNLLMAMTTLATGKVIVKGQELVESEMNQQLAILGVRSFAKAGGFDHGESLQKVASILSKASFFKTLPSANVKASTLLCLSEIFMSIGPLAVAHLMPFVVWILELMADVETIQMNPILFNSIILAIQKLMENFSGFLNPHFKSFIVATCSLSQIEVNPSDQTRHLSSRIRNLQSSLSQGIPSHSLLSICRDCFDDLKGQSECVSTLLSILRENVSTLTKEKAMAISAPFMDFFLHAFKYRETMKKKLPMEKINEVETNIIEAFLALTLKLSLDDFKPLFYRVFNLSLDAAESNIYGTITVFHITVEVAKKLKSLFEFISETLILKATNVLNHYFKAEKVIKNERLVLQLLLYIMESLQTIFTFNKIESILTKNYEDHVNSLLAFLGYEFFIPDHLDLFLNGLTSCLSQLALSTEDETQWKYLNYNVLLNLRSSSSVIRSAVLNIITQFVEKKGDEYMGVLPDAVTFLFETLEDEDPEIEKSSKRLIKRMEEVFGQSVESYFV, via the exons ATGACGACCTCTTTGTCTCGCCAATTAGAGCGGCTGAAAACGCCATTGACGGCCTGCAATCAAGAGCAGGTGCTGCATGGCACGGCCCCCAGTTTGGTGGAGGATGTGGCCGGTTTGGATCCCAAGCGCCTCCGCCTGTTGGCCTTGGAGGCCTTTGACCAACTCTCCACGGACTGTCCGGCTTTGTACCCTTTCCGAGCTCGTCTTTTCCCCGAAGATACGGATGAACCCATGGAGGTCGATGAATCTGAGGAGGATAACGAGGCCCAAGATCTGTGCGATGTCTACCTCATGTTGAGTCATGCGGCCCTGCGGGCGCCAGTCCAGTATTTGCTGCAATATCTACTTACGGTTCACCAATTGCACGCCAAGGATCCCGAGATGTTTCTCTGGAGCCTGATGCCACATTTCGAGTTCAAGATCTTCAATTTGGCCGTGACCGCCGTGGTTCAAACCCTGCCCAAGGGCCAGTATCCGCCTTGGTTGAACGGATTCTTGCAGGCGTGCCATCCGGCCACTCGGGTGGGATTGAGGAAGCATGCTGCCCGGGACAAGGGCTTCTTTAAGGTGCTCTGTCACCTTTTGAACCGCACCCTCAGACATCGCGCCCGTTATCCGGACGTGGATTACGATCGACACGCTCATTTCTTCGTCTCAGTCGTGACCTCCGCCTTGGATTCTGGAGTTACCATCGACGAGCATCACGTTATGGGGCTTATGCAAGTGATCGTGCCTTGCTTGAAATCCAATCATGGCGAATTTCGGGCCACCGGCGCCACTTTAATGGCCCATGTTTTGCCCAAGGTCACTTTGAAGGCCAAAGTCGTTCAAAGGTTGTTGAAGGTTATTCGAAAATGTTGCTCAACAAACGTAGATTTTGTCAATTTAGCCTTATGGATGATCTTGGTCAAGAGCCAAATTGAGGCTGTTCCCATGGAAAGTGCGCTGACCTGCTTGGGCTTGCTAGAGGTCACTATTCGTGATACTTGGGAGGGAAAATCGGGCCGTAACAATCCCGAATATCATAAGAAAATGCTAGGGGTTCTAGCTCTGCTACTGAAACGCATTGATATGGCTGATGAGGAATTTTCCAATGGTCAGGACGCGCTGGTTCtgttggatttgatccatcaTGGGTTGGGCTTGATTCGGCCCGACTTGAGTTTTGGTATCATTTTAATTCAAACGTTGCGGGGAGCCATTAATCACATCAAGATGGAGAAGGACACATCACGTTCTGAACAAGTACGCAAGTGCAAAGACATGATGGCGTCTCTGAAGACCATGTTCCCGGAACAGTATCTTCAGTTCTCCGGCCAAGAAATGCAGGAAGGCGATATCATGTTTTTGGAAGGCACCGTTGGAGACTTCCCGTCTTCTGATGAAATCGCTGCCAAGAAGATTTTGATGGACAATCCTTTGATCGCCGAGGTTCGTGGGGTTTACTTGGAACTCCAACGTGCTCAACAATCCCCCTTGGTGAAAGAAAATCTAAAAACCCATGCTGCCTCCGTCAAGACGTTATTTTCTTCTGTGAGCCCCAGATTTCTCATTCTACAGATCACGGCCgaagaaatgaccaaaatcactTGCAACTTGATTCGATTATACTGCCTTAAACCCAAAGTGGTGTCTAAAATAATACCATTCATCTGCTCAGAGGAGTTCAACACGAATACGGCCATTCAAAAAGAACTGAAAGCCCATGGTATTGAGGTTGATTTGCTCTTGTTGCAATTCTTGATTCTTCCCTCTGATGATTACAAGGTCGTTCTTGAGGCGAGCAAGAAGACTTGGTTCTTTAAAAACACGGAGGGATTGACCCAAAGCATCCTATTCTCTCGTCAATGCAATCTGAAAAAGCCGTACCAAGATTTCAACAAGGAAGTGAttgagaaacttgaaaagagcTTGGATGCTTCCAAGTTCATTAGTCTTTTGGATAAAGTGGGCAACTCTTTGGTTCTACAAAGTCCAGGATTGATCACGTTACTTCTTCTCGTGGCTTCCTACCAACTAAGCCATGCCCGTAAAACTACCCGAGACCACACAGCCGACGAAGTCTTGCAGTTATTGCGAATTTGTCGAGATAAGCTCGATTGCGAAGTGAAACAACCACCTCAAGAGgcatcaaatgaaatcattggTCAAGCTATGGAAGCTCAAATCGTCATTGATTCAGCCAAAACCAGAACCATCCCGGTCAAGGCCATTGATTATGCTTTGGAGAGCCTGCGTAATGTGTCGTTCAGTGAGCTGATTGCCTATAAGATGTTCTACGCCATTTGTGCTTGGAAAAAGCTGAAACACAAAGTCATCGTCCAAGATATATCTGACATCTTATTTTCGTCGTTGGACAAGGATGGTCGATTGGATGTCTTCCTCTCAGGATTGCTCACCAAGCCTACTGACAAGAACTGGAATGAGGATTCCAAAACCAACTCCAGAATTTCCCCGGCCATGCAAGATTTTGCCCTAAGAGAATTGAAGACCAGATGCTTGAAAAATCCCGAGATGAAGAAACAAGTATTGGGATCCAAATCCAATATTTTGCCCCAGCTTTTAGCCATCTTGGCTGGAGAATCAGCCAAAAGACGAGGTCATGCCATGGGTATTCTGGATTGCTGCTACGACGCAGCAGCCTCTGATGGAAAATCTTTTAAAGGATTCGCTTTGTTGGTCCACTTTTTCAGGGATAATCGGGCCGCATTTCTGGGCGATCCGGAGAACATCCAGACTTTGATGGCCAAGTTCTCGAAGCAAAACAAGAACAGCCTGAAAGTTTTGCGATGCCTTTTGGAGTTGGTGCTAGATTTTCAGGTTATGGGTGGTACAGCGGTATTCCTTACACCGTTGTTCGCCAAGGAGGATATGATTAAGATTTGTGAACACGGATATTCGCTGTTGGAATCGAAGACAATGAAAGTGGACGGGGATGAAGATGTTGCAgatgaagagaagaagaaaacccAAGCTTTGGTCAAGATCGTAGACTACTTTTTGCCAACTATCTTATATTTCACCTTAGAACCCCAGTGTTGGAACTTTTTAGATCGTGTCTTCCAATCTTCTTTACCTGTGGATTTGAATGGAAACCAGGTTTCGCTGGGGTCGTTGGCACTTCACGCGGCAGGAAATGCTGAAATTACTAACCCAGAAGTCATCCTGCCCATTTATGATTTGCTCATTGCCTTTAGTACTGATGTACAGCAAAGCGACATTCTCATCGAGGCCAAAGCCTTAATTGGCACCTTTCCTCTGAACGGAGAGCATATCTTGaataagttgaaaaatatctgGGGACAACATTTCGAAGCGGATATTGCCTTGTCTCGCACATCTGGTCGAGGCAGGTTCTCCGAGATCTATGGGAAAGATTTCCCGGTCTCGGAGAGCAAGTTAGTCGAACAAAAGTGGAGCCGAACCTTCTTTGTCTTGGAAACTGGTGGAAAGGCGTTCGGCAAGGAAGGCGAAAAACTCCTGAAACCCCTCTTTGCCCTCTTGGGCAAAGCTCTTGGACAAAATGAGTCGACAGAGACATCCTACGCCCTTGACCTGATCCTTTCCCAGATTCATGAGATTCTTGATAGTAAATCAGATTCTGAGCTGAGTAAATTGGAAGCAACCATGGTCAATCCCGAGTtattggttcaatgcattcGGATTTGCGCTAACCCTGGTACTAAGAGCGTGGCTTTGCTCATCCTGGCCAAGGCTTCGACTTTCAATCCCGAGTATGTACTCCAGAATAGCATTCAGATATTCACGTTCATGGGCACCCATTTCCTGAAGATTGACTCCAAGCAGAGCTTTGATGTGGCATGCCAAGCTATTGATATAATCATCCCCCATATTCAACGTGTTTGCCAATCCAAAGGTCCCGACAAACTCCATGAAACGAGCTTGTCAATCATTACCACTTTCGTGGATGCCTCAGTAGATATGGCCACGCATCGGTTCAAGATCTTCCTCCACAAACTGATCAAGTGTCTAGGAGAAAGCGATTTTCTATGGGTGGTGACCTTGCTCTTGTTGAAGACCGTTGGGAAGAAGAGGACCATCATTGAAGGTCAAAAAACCAAGACCATGAAATTCAACCAGAGCGAAAAGTTGCAACAGATCCAGAGCTTATATTCCGAATTCTCGGCCATGGTGCAAATCGAATCCGTGTTGAGGATGAtgattaatttgaaaaatgacaacaAAGAAGTTCGAAAGATGCTCAAGATTGGCGACCCGAAGGACGGCCAGACTGCAACTGAAGAAGGATTGAATAGTGCGAATGAGTACGATTTGATCCGATTGAAAATGCTCAATTTCGTGTCCAGTCAGTTGTCTTCCAAGTATTTCATCAGACAAGTGATCCAAGCTTTGGAGTCGGGCGACCAGATTCATCAGAATCTTCACCTTTTGATCCagtgttccattttgagcCTGGAAACTTACGAGAAGACCACCAAGGAATCTAGAATCCACAAGCATCTAATCCAATTGAGCGAGCGCATCTTGGAAGGGGCTCTAGGAGTCTTACCCGCCAAGGTTTTTGTGGCCTTATTTAACAACTTGTTGGCCAACGAGTTTGATACCGTTCGTAGGAAAACTCTGGAAGTGCTCAATGCCAAGCTCCAAGAAGGTGATGAATTACTCTTGAAAGAGGAATCTCTGCCCAATCTCCTTATGGCAATGACTACCTTAGCCACAGGGAAGGTGATTGTCAAAGGCCAGGAACTCGTCGAGTCCGAGATGAATCAGCAATTGGCCATCCTTGGGGTACGATCCTTTGCCAAGGCTGGTGGCTTCGACCATGGCGAAAGCCTGCAAAAAGTTGCCTCCATTCTCTCCAAAGCATCGTTTTTCAAGACCCTTCCTTCTGCCAATGTCAAAGCTTCCACCTTGTTATGCCTCTCTGAGATCTTTATGAGCATTGGACCTTTGGCTGTGGCCCATCTGATGCCTTTTGTCGTCTGGATTCTTGAGCTTATGGCGGATGTTGAAACGATTCAGATGAACCCGATCTTGTTCAACAGTATCATCTTGGCCATCCAGAAGCTCATGGAGAACTTCAGCGGCTTCCTGAACCCTCATTTCAAGAGCTTCATTGTGGCCACGTGCTCCTTGAGCCAGATCGAAGTAAACCCAAGCGATCAAACCCGACATTTGAGCAGTCGGATTCGAAACCTTCAAAGCTCCCTATCGCAAGGGATCCCGAGCCATTCGCTACTTTCCATCTGCCGAGATTGCTTCGATGATCTTAAGGGCCAAAGCGAATGCGTGAGTACCTTATTGAGTATATTGCGAGAAAACGTGTCCACTTTAACCAAGGAAAAAGCCATGGCCATTTCGGCGCCCTTCATGGACTTCTTTCTCCATGCTTTTAAATATCGCGagacaatgaagaagaagctccCGATGGAAAAGATCAATGAGGTCGAGACCAACATCATTGAGGCGTTCTTGGCTCTGACCCTGAAGTTATCCCTGGACGATTTCAAACCGTTGTTCTACAGGGTGTTCAACTTGAGCCTGGATGCGGCGGAGAGCAATATCTATGGCACGATCACTGTGTTCCATATCACGGTGGAAGTCGCCAAGAAGTTGAAGTCCCTTTTCGAGTTCATCAGCGAGACGTTGATTCTGAAGGCTACAAATGTGTTGAACCACTATTTTAAGGCGGAGAAGGTTATCAAGAACGAACGACTGGTGCTCCAACTCCTTTTATACATCATGGAATCCCTTCAAACCATCTTCACCTTCAATAAAATTGAGTCCATCCTCACGAAGAATTACGAGGATCACGTGAATTCTCTGCTTGCATTCTTGGGGTACGAGTTTTTCATTCCGGACCATCTTGACTTGTTCCTCAATGGACTTACGTCATGCCTATCCCAACTGGCTTTGAGCACAGAAGATGAGACCCAATGGAAGTATCTCAATTACAATGTGTTGCTCAACCTCCGCAGCTCATCCTCAGTG atTCGATCAGCGGTGCTCAATATCATTACACAGTTTGTCGAAAAGAAAGGCGACGAGTATATGGGCGTGTTGCCGGATGCCGTAACTTTCCTCTTCGAGACGCTGGAGGATGAAGATCCCGAGATTGAGAAATCCAGCAAAAGACTCATTAAACGCATGGAGGAGGTTTTTGGTCAGTCGGTGGAGAGCTATTTTGTCTGA